The following is a genomic window from Thioclava electrotropha.
TCGAGCGCCTTGATCTCGCGCCCGTGCGGGATCTCATGGTCGTTACACTCGGCCAGAAGATCCGCGAGATAGTGGATGTAATCGACACGGCCGGGGATCGGAGGGCATAGATAAGTGGCCGGAATATCCCAGAAATCAATGTCGTAATGCGTCCGCAAGAGTGCACGGTTGAGCATGCGAACCGCGTCCACGTCCGAAAAATCGATCGTCATCCGACCGCGCGGGTTTCTCGTCGTGAATGCCTCCAGCTCCGGGGTTTGCACGATCAGACGTTCAAAGTCGTACCCCGCCCGGTGTTGATTGCGCGGGTGCAACATCGGTTTGGTGGCCATGGAAAGAACCTTCATGCATAGCGGTGGGGCCGCGCGTCCAACAGGATGTCGACCTTAGATCTTCATCGCAGCTTGAGAAATGCCTGATCGGCCTGCGTGTCACCGATATCAATATGTCTGGGATGTGTCGCGGTCAGAAATTCGAAGCTCGATAGGCACGGGGCCAGCAGGGCCGCCTCACAAGAGGCGAGAGCGGCCCAATGCCAAAAGGGCGCGACCTATTTTGCGTTGTCGCTCAGAGCTGTGCAGGGGGGCAGGTGGTCTTTCTCGACATTGAGAAGCGCTTCGACCTGCGCGCTCACCTCGGCGCCCGGAAGCCCGGGCGGGATTGCCGGGAAATAGGCGACGGTGATCGTGCCCCCGGTCTTCACGTCCCTGCGCCAGACATGGCCCGCGTTATGCGCAACCGGCACGATCGGTAGGCCCAGCTTGCGATAAAGCGCGATGAGACCCGGCTGGAATTCGCAGCGATCGTTCACGCCGACCCGTGTGCCCTCGGGGAAGATCAGGATCGAGCGGCCTTTGGCAGCCTCTTCGCGCGCCTGGGTGATCATCCCGGCGAGGGCGCGCCCGCCGCCGCTGCGGTCGATCAGGATCATCGGCGAATGTTCGAGGAACCAGCCGAAAATCGGGATACGCCGCAATTCGTGTTTCGCGATGATGCAGACATCGGGCACGAGCTGGTTGAAGGCCAGCGTCTCCCATGTGGACTGGTGGTTGCAGACATAGATGCAGGGGCTGTCGAGATGCTTGTTCTCGAGCCCTTGCTCGCGCACGCGCAACCGCAGGATCCCGCGTGCGAGCGCGAAGACCCCACCAGTCCAGACCCGCACGGCGGCGCGCACGAGCCGGGGGCGCCGCGCCAGCGCGAGGACCGGGATCATCGGCGCTTGCAGTGCCGTCCACGCTCCGAAGGCCCCGTCAAAGAGCTTCGAGCGTAGACCTTCGAACCGCGGCGCCGAGCCGGCCCGTCCGCGTCGCGCGCGCGACGCCGTATGTGCTGTGTGATCAGGCTGCAATCGGGTGATCCATCGTTTCGAAAGGCGAAAAGCCGGCGGTGGTCGCGGCCCCGAGGAACGCGCTTCGCGCGTCGCCCACGGTGCCCAGACATTCCATGGCCGCTTCGACGCGGTCAATTGCACGGATCTGTGCGGTATCAGTGACCGGCCATTTCTCGCGCAGCCAGTAATGCACCTGTTCGATGGTGCTGAAGGTTTTGACGTCGCCGTCCGGCGACACGACGAGGGAGATGGGTTTGCCCCAGTAAATTTCGATCAAGGTTCGTATCTTTCTAAGCGGTCGTGACGGCTCCGATTTGAACGGTCGCGCGATCACGGAGGCATAGTGCGGGCTAAGCCGTTTCTATGCGGTGAATTAGGTCTGCGCGCGAGGGCGCGCCGGTTTGGTATCCCGAGCGGATCGCGAGGCGTCAGCGTCAATGCGCGCGGATCGCGGTCCGGCCCCTCTGACATGCGAAGCTCTCGTGGAGGTCGCGAGGGGCAGAAATTGCGGTATCGACCAAGTTCATCCCGGTAGGAGGGCTGAATGGGTTGGTCTGCTCGAACGGCGTCACGGCACCATGGGCCGATGGGAAGCTCCTTTTCCTTACTGCCGCCTTTGAAAAGCTGCGGCCCGACAAAGCTCAAGATCGTCGCTGAGCCGGGAGGAACAGGGTCCGAGAATTAAGATATGCGAGTGCAGACATAAGGGATTTGCGCCCAAATTACGAGGAAATTGCGTTTCGGCGTCGGAATTTTCGCGCAACGGCTTGATTGTACGGGATATAAATTGCGCGCTCGGAAAGCCCTGGCCGTGCGTGCCGTTCGCTCGCTGCTGATTTCCTTTGCAAAAGGGGCCGCGGTCACTTAGGTATACCGGACTACGCTCGTCTCATCTGTAATTTATCTTCTCTGCCGGCTCCGGTCTTCCTGCTGAAATGACTGAGCTTGGCTGATCTATTCTGCAGACGGGATATCTTCGTCCACATCTCGGCCCTTGCGCGCGCAGGTCTCTCTCTGCGCGAAGACAGACAGGCCGTTACCTGAGACTTCGGAACCGGACGCGACGGTCGTGAGACCGCCTGCAATCTGGCACCAGCTTATGCGGTTCCGTAGCCGGTCTTCAGACCGGACTTCGCGACCAGAGCGGGACTATGCCCCGCAAACACGACTTCGACGGCGTCTTCCGTGATCTACCCCGAAAGCCCCGACGGCTCGGGACCGGACGGACGCCGCATCGCGCCTCATCCTTGGAGGCACCGCCGAGACACGAGCGAAACTGACCGAAGCTTTCGGTCATCCAGAGGAATTCCGCGAGTATCCCTCGCGGGTAAAATGGAGGGCCGAACATGGCTGTCGAAAAAATGCCAACGGGCAAGAAGCCCCAGACGAATGACATCGCGACCAACAAGGGCCATGCCGCCCTCGCCTGGCCTCATTTCTTCCGGACTCTGTCCGAGGAGAAAGCTGCGAACGCGGAAAGCACAGCGCCGCGCAGCGCCCAGAAATAGGTCTTCGCGAAGATCAGGACCGGAATTCCCGGCATGAAGGCTGAGCGATGTGAGGTTCTACGCGAACCGGCCGATGCTCGCCACACGACGTGCCGGGACGTGGAGCGGCAGGGGGAAACTCCTGCCGCTTCGCTTTTTCGAAAGGCGGGTCAGCCGCCGTCGGCTGTCTAGGCCTCAATGCCCCGACATCATCTCGCCCTTCGCCATCGCCAGATGATGCGGCTGATGGTGCGCGCCGACCGTCAGGATGCCGATGAAGCCGAGCGCGCGGATCTTCTGCGAATCCGCGCCGGTCACGGTGAGCGCGCTGCCGCCGGGGATTTCCGCGGCGCTCATCTCCCAGCCCTCGACCCCGTTCATCGTCGCGACATGAGCGGGCACCATCGCGCGGATCGAGGCGGTGACCTCGGGGTCGTCCGAGGTTGCCTCGAAGCGCGCGCCACCTTCGATGTCGTCCTCTTTGACCTTGGCGCGCAGGGTGACGTTGTTCATATCGATCAGATGCTGGCGCAGGCCCTCGATATTGACGCGGTTCCAATCCGTGTCGGGATCGGCGAGCAGATAGGCGACGATCTCCTGAATGGCCGCGAAGGCGGACTGGCCCGGCTCGGTGATCGCGCCCGTGTCCCCGGATTGCATGCCGGGCATCTGCGCGGTCGAGGTCATCGGCATCTGCCCGTCGGCATGGGCGTCGTCGGACATCATGTGGTCGTCATGGGACGCCATGTCGCCGTGATCGCCCATATCTTCATCGTCCATCATGTGATCGCCCGACATCATGTCATGCGCGCTTCCATCCGCATGGTCGTCCATCATTTGGGCGTGACCGAGCGTAG
Proteins encoded in this region:
- a CDS encoding lysophospholipid acyltransferase family protein, with product MIPVLALARRPRLVRAAVRVWTGGVFALARGILRLRVREQGLENKHLDSPCIYVCNHQSTWETLAFNQLVPDVCIIAKHELRRIPIFGWFLEHSPMILIDRSGGGRALAGMITQAREEAAKGRSILIFPEGTRVGVNDRCEFQPGLIALYRKLGLPIVPVAHNAGHVWRRDVKTGGTITVAYFPAIPPGLPGAEVSAQVEALLNVEKDHLPPCTALSDNAK
- a CDS encoding DUF982 domain-containing protein — protein: MIEIYWGKPISLVVSPDGDVKTFSTIEQVHYWLREKWPVTDTAQIRAIDRVEAAMECLGTVGDARSAFLGAATTAGFSPFETMDHPIAA
- a CDS encoding DUF2946 domain-containing protein — encoded protein: MTRYLSILALVALPTLGHAQMMDDHADGSAHDMMSGDHMMDDEDMGDHGDMASHDDHMMSDDAHADGQMPMTSTAQMPGMQSGDTGAITEPGQSAFAAIQEIVAYLLADPDTDWNRVNIEGLRQHLIDMNNVTLRAKVKEDDIEGGARFEATSDDPEVTASIRAMVPAHVATMNGVEGWEMSAAEIPGGSALTVTGADSQKIRALGFIGILTVGAHHQPHHLAMAKGEMMSGH